The proteins below come from a single Acaryochloris sp. CCMEE 5410 genomic window:
- a CDS encoding serine hydrolase — MLQHSRQSLTSRQQRQLWQQRRRMHRTRRAMRKQLVQQTQHRAPSNRLRSPSSPQPKRSSGISRKSAKRNSSVPKAPIRSARPRKRSSSWGWFVYLTRLAIVGSGVAAIAGTVLTVLDPKPNSSVSRSPAVSSALAPAPLNAETPNNSEQSVQPKTFDTQPDGPQSLFYRWSQEPRMQRLVREGQELTTIKRQIQAWSAAQSELKPAMFFLNPSTGEYLDINGAKSISAASTIKIPVLLAFFEDVDAGIIDLDEPLVMRPDLVASEAGSMQYEPVGTTFSALDTAEYMIAISDNTATNMLIDRLGGAKKLNQRFKSWGLKHTTIRNPLPDLEGTNTISPQDMAALMLKLKDEDLLSSISREQALDILRQTVTNTLLPQGIDKDADIAHKTGDIGSVVGDIGLIDMPNGQHYVAAILVQRPHNDPRAQELIRKISKLTYKTFRKQVAPATRSDN, encoded by the coding sequence GTGCTTCAACACTCCAGGCAATCTTTAACTTCACGACAACAGCGCCAGTTATGGCAGCAGCGCCGGAGGATGCATCGAACGCGCCGAGCAATGCGCAAACAGCTTGTGCAGCAAACTCAGCATCGCGCCCCATCTAATCGTCTTCGCTCTCCTTCTTCTCCACAGCCCAAAAGATCCTCTGGTATTTCTCGAAAATCAGCCAAGAGAAATTCGTCTGTTCCAAAAGCACCGATTCGATCCGCCCGTCCGAGGAAACGTTCCAGCTCCTGGGGGTGGTTTGTATATCTCACTCGTTTAGCCATTGTTGGATCTGGGGTTGCTGCGATTGCTGGCACCGTTCTAACGGTCCTTGATCCCAAACCTAACTCATCAGTTTCTCGGTCTCCTGCTGTATCCTCTGCCCTAGCCCCCGCTCCACTAAACGCTGAAACACCAAACAATTCTGAGCAGTCGGTTCAACCGAAAACCTTTGACACCCAGCCTGATGGACCTCAGTCTCTATTTTATCGCTGGTCCCAAGAGCCACGGATGCAGCGGTTGGTACGCGAGGGGCAAGAGCTAACGACGATCAAGCGACAAATCCAGGCATGGTCTGCAGCTCAATCGGAGCTTAAGCCTGCGATGTTTTTCCTGAATCCCAGCACTGGCGAATATTTAGATATCAATGGGGCGAAAAGCATTTCAGCCGCCAGCACGATTAAAATTCCTGTCTTACTTGCATTTTTTGAAGACGTTGATGCAGGCATCATTGATCTAGATGAGCCCTTAGTGATGCGCCCAGATCTAGTGGCATCTGAAGCTGGCTCTATGCAATACGAACCGGTGGGCACAACGTTTTCTGCCCTGGACACAGCAGAGTATATGATTGCAATCAGCGATAACACTGCCACCAATATGTTGATTGATCGCCTCGGGGGTGCAAAGAAACTCAATCAGCGGTTTAAATCCTGGGGTCTCAAACACACGACCATCCGTAATCCTTTACCAGACTTAGAAGGCACCAATACCATCAGCCCACAAGATATGGCAGCCTTAATGCTCAAGCTCAAGGATGAAGATTTACTCTCGTCTATCAGCCGCGAGCAAGCGTTAGATATTTTGCGTCAAACTGTGACAAATACCCTTCTCCCCCAGGGGATAGACAAAGATGCGGATATTGCCCATAAAACGGGTGACATTGGCTCTGTTGTCGGGGATATCGGCCTCATTGACATGCCCAATGGCCAGCACTACGTTGCCGCTATATTAGTGCAAAGACCTCACAATGATCCCCGTGCCCAGGAGCTGATCCGTAAGATTTCTAAACTCACTTACAAAACATTTCGGAAACAGGTCGCCCCTGCAACAAGATCAGACAATTAG
- the obgE gene encoding GTPase ObgE has translation MRFIDQTEIFVKAGAGGDGMVAFRREKYVPAGGPAGGNGGRGGSVILQASTQLQTLLDFKYKHQFVAEDGKRGGPKNLTGASGQDRLIEVPCGTVIYEADSMKLLGDLTTNGQTLTVAQGGKGGLGNKHFLSNRNRAPEHALPGLPGEEFRLHLELKLLAEVGIIGLPNAGKSTLISVLSAARPKIADYPFTTLIPNLGVVPRATGDGTVFADIPGLIEGAHAGVGLGHDFLRHVERTRLLVHLVDATAADPEQDYQTIQKELSAYGQGLQNRPQLLVLNKIDAMDSAQLLKKQASLEQMSGSPVYLISAVAKQGLDTLLQQVWEELDRLPNDLQEAPIPVLDSLILRET, from the coding sequence ATGCGCTTCATTGACCAAACCGAAATATTCGTCAAAGCCGGAGCAGGGGGAGACGGAATGGTAGCCTTCCGACGGGAGAAATACGTGCCTGCGGGGGGGCCTGCAGGGGGAAATGGGGGTCGAGGTGGCTCGGTTATTCTCCAGGCTTCAACCCAGCTCCAAACCCTGCTGGATTTCAAATACAAACATCAATTTGTGGCTGAAGATGGCAAACGGGGTGGCCCCAAAAATTTAACCGGTGCATCGGGACAAGATCGCTTAATTGAAGTTCCCTGCGGCACAGTTATTTATGAAGCAGACTCCATGAAGTTGTTAGGGGATTTAACCACAAATGGGCAAACCCTGACCGTTGCTCAGGGCGGTAAAGGGGGACTAGGAAACAAACATTTTCTGAGCAACCGCAATCGAGCCCCAGAACATGCGCTACCGGGACTGCCTGGCGAGGAGTTTCGGCTGCATTTGGAATTGAAGCTATTAGCGGAGGTTGGCATTATTGGGTTGCCTAATGCGGGTAAGTCAACCCTGATCTCCGTCTTATCCGCAGCTCGCCCCAAAATTGCCGACTATCCTTTCACAACGCTCATTCCCAATCTGGGTGTCGTCCCGAGAGCCACAGGAGATGGCACCGTCTTCGCTGATATTCCTGGGCTGATCGAAGGAGCCCATGCGGGAGTCGGTTTAGGCCATGACTTCCTAAGGCATGTTGAGCGTACCCGGCTACTGGTTCATTTGGTGGATGCCACCGCTGCAGATCCAGAGCAAGACTACCAGACCATTCAAAAAGAGCTATCCGCCTACGGTCAAGGCCTACAAAATCGACCCCAATTATTGGTATTGAACAAAATAGATGCCATGGATTCAGCGCAACTGCTGAAAAAACAAGCCAGCTTAGAGCAAATGAGCGGCAGCCCAGTGTATTTAATCTCTGCCGTAGCTAAACAGGGTCTAGACACACTACTTCAGCAAGTCTGGGAGGAACTAGATCGTCTACCTAACGATCTTCAAGAGGCTCCCATACCTGTTCTGGACTCACTCATCTTAAGAGAAACGTAA
- a CDS encoding cytochrome c biogenesis protein, giving the protein MTSNLGQPQAFFKKTLVPVLADLRLAIVLLLAIALFSISGTVIEQGQSLEFYQANYPEDPALFGFLTWKVLVTIGLDHVYATWWFLSLLILFGTSLTACTFMRQLPALKAARSWKFYKKPRQFGKLALSTTLDPDQKSSLLKALVKNRYKVFEEDQSIYARKGMTGRIGPIIVHASMILILLGSIWGSLTGFMAQEMIPSGTTAKVSNIVKSGPWSGAQIPKDWAVQVNRFWIDYTPEGQIDQFYSDLSIVDEEKNELDRQTIHVNQPLKHKGVTLYQADWSIAGVRVQLNNSPILQLPMAPLEAAGGRIWGTWVPTKPDLSAGVTLLTTDLQGTVVVYDESGKLVSTVRTGMSTDVNDISLKLVELVGSTGLQIKSDPGIPWIYAGFGLLMIGVIMSYVSHSQIWLLTADDQLYVGGRTNRALLTFERELVEMIESSASDVPSPTTQPQPQEVA; this is encoded by the coding sequence ATGACCTCTAACCTCGGCCAACCTCAAGCTTTCTTCAAAAAAACCTTAGTGCCTGTTTTGGCAGATTTGCGGTTGGCAATTGTATTGCTTCTTGCGATCGCACTGTTTAGCATCTCAGGCACCGTTATTGAGCAAGGCCAATCCCTAGAGTTTTACCAGGCCAACTATCCTGAAGACCCAGCATTGTTTGGTTTTTTGACTTGGAAAGTGTTGGTAACAATCGGGTTGGATCATGTATATGCCACCTGGTGGTTTTTATCACTCCTGATATTGTTCGGCACCAGCTTGACGGCCTGTACCTTTATGCGGCAGCTTCCGGCTCTCAAAGCGGCTCGCAGCTGGAAGTTCTATAAGAAACCTCGTCAGTTTGGGAAACTGGCCCTAAGTACAACCCTTGACCCAGACCAAAAGTCTTCGCTGCTAAAGGCGTTGGTAAAGAACCGTTACAAGGTTTTTGAAGAAGATCAGAGTATCTATGCCCGCAAAGGCATGACTGGGCGTATTGGTCCAATCATTGTTCATGCCAGCATGATCTTGATCCTACTCGGTTCCATATGGGGTTCCCTGACAGGATTTATGGCCCAAGAAATGATTCCCAGTGGCACTACTGCTAAGGTCAGCAATATTGTTAAATCTGGTCCATGGTCCGGAGCTCAAATCCCCAAAGATTGGGCGGTGCAGGTGAATCGTTTTTGGATTGATTACACCCCTGAAGGCCAAATCGACCAATTTTACTCAGACTTATCGATTGTCGATGAAGAAAAAAATGAATTGGATCGGCAAACGATTCATGTGAATCAACCCCTTAAACATAAGGGCGTGACCCTCTACCAAGCAGACTGGTCCATTGCGGGAGTGCGGGTTCAGCTCAACAACAGTCCTATTTTGCAATTACCCATGGCCCCCTTAGAGGCAGCGGGCGGCAGAATCTGGGGAACATGGGTGCCCACAAAACCGGATCTCAGTGCAGGGGTGACCTTGCTGACCACAGATTTGCAGGGCACAGTCGTGGTCTACGATGAGTCTGGTAAGCTCGTGTCAACCGTAAGAACGGGCATGTCAACGGATGTGAATGACATTAGCCTCAAATTAGTGGAATTGGTAGGCAGTACAGGGCTACAAATTAAGTCTGACCCTGGCATTCCCTGGATCTATGCTGGATTCGGACTGTTAATGATTGGTGTGATCATGAGTTATGTCTCTCATTCGCAAATCTGGCTATTAACGGCAGATGATCAACTGTATGTGGGTGGGCGTACGAATCGGGCTTTGTTGACCTTTGAACGAGAACTGGTGGAAATGATTGAGAGTTCTGCATCCGATGTGCCATCCCCTACCACTCAGCCCCAACCTCAGGAAGTTGCTTAA
- a CDS encoding DUF3493 domain-containing protein: MSQPPTPKSSRSSLNPEQLKQLRAELKSPYRGLRQFFYIAFAGSAFVGAVVFFFQLLAGKEITTTLPNFALQVGVLSLMLWLLWLERSRNRA, from the coding sequence ATGTCTCAACCCCCGACACCTAAGTCTTCCCGGTCTTCCTTAAACCCAGAGCAGCTTAAACAACTGCGTGCCGAATTAAAGTCTCCGTATCGTGGGTTGAGACAATTCTTTTACATTGCGTTTGCTGGCTCGGCCTTTGTGGGGGCAGTGGTGTTTTTCTTTCAGCTATTGGCGGGGAAAGAGATTACCACTACACTGCCTAACTTCGCGTTGCAGGTTGGTGTGTTGTCTTTGATGTTGTGGCTGTTGTGGCTTGAGCGCTCCCGTAACCGTGCTTAA
- a CDS encoding cytochrome c biogenesis protein CcdA, whose product MLETLEIQLYHLEQFANTIVSTQLSHLSALSVGIIFLAGLLTSLTPCTLSMLPITVGYIGGYETENRWQAMAQSVWFCLGLASTLAGLGIGAALLGRVYGQIGVGLAIGVSLVAIIMGLNLLEALPLRLPSFSGVELISDQLPRGVRSFLLGLTFGLVASPCSTPVLATLLAWISSTQDPILGGGLLLSYTAGYTAPLIIAGTFTAAIKRFLSIRKWSAWITPTSGVILVAFGVFSLLNHVLPSV is encoded by the coding sequence ATGCTGGAAACGCTGGAAATTCAGCTTTATCATCTTGAACAATTTGCGAATACAATTGTTTCGACCCAACTCTCTCATCTTTCTGCGTTGAGTGTTGGCATTATCTTCTTGGCAGGGCTGTTAACTAGTCTTACCCCCTGTACTTTGTCGATGCTGCCAATCACGGTGGGCTATATCGGTGGCTATGAAACGGAGAACCGTTGGCAAGCCATGGCTCAATCCGTTTGGTTCTGTTTAGGCTTGGCTTCAACGCTGGCAGGCTTGGGAATTGGTGCAGCGCTTTTGGGGCGAGTCTATGGGCAAATCGGTGTAGGACTGGCTATTGGGGTCAGTCTGGTTGCCATTATCATGGGGCTTAATTTACTGGAAGCGTTACCGCTCCGATTACCGAGCTTTTCAGGGGTGGAACTGATCTCGGATCAGTTGCCGAGGGGAGTACGCTCATTTCTGTTAGGACTAACCTTTGGCCTCGTTGCTTCCCCCTGTAGTACCCCAGTGTTAGCGACGTTATTGGCCTGGATCTCTAGTACCCAGGATCCTATTCTGGGCGGTGGTCTGTTATTGTCATACACGGCAGGCTATACCGCTCCCCTCATCATTGCAGGAACGTTTACAGCAGCAATCAAGCGGTTTCTCTCTATTCGTAAATGGTCTGCTTGGATTACCCCCACGAGTGGCGTTATTTTGGTCGCCTTTGGCGTATTTTCTTTGCTAAACCATGTCTTGCCCAGCGTTTAA
- a CDS encoding Hpt domain-containing protein: protein MKSWPSITPISIDRTLLHEYSDGDRNFEQELLHLFVDDTQQHLARLKAAISNQNFDMATREAHHIKGASAHVGAVAMFAIAAEIETLIKQKSTSPSLLLSQLETAYQDVIGMTEQWDQESTTLS from the coding sequence ATGAAATCATGGCCATCTATCACTCCCATCAGCATTGATCGGACCCTTCTTCATGAATACTCCGACGGTGATCGAAACTTCGAACAAGAGCTGTTGCATTTGTTTGTGGATGACACTCAGCAACATTTGGCCAGATTGAAAGCTGCCATCTCAAACCAAAACTTCGATATGGCAACACGGGAAGCCCATCACATCAAAGGAGCGAGTGCTCATGTAGGTGCCGTAGCCATGTTTGCGATCGCAGCCGAGATTGAAACCCTCATCAAGCAAAAAAGCACGTCTCCAAGTCTATTACTCAGTCAATTGGAAACAGCCTATCAAGACGTCATTGGCATGACTGAGCAATGGGATCAAGAATCAACAACACTCAGTTAA
- a CDS encoding response regulator transcription factor, with protein MQDVITADQNQLLLIDDDPNLILLVKDYLELRGYEVTTAKNGREALRVLEKSIPNLIICDVMMPEMDGYAFVKRVRDNPQTSYLPVLFLSAKGQIQDRVTGLNTGADVYMIKPFEPDELVAQIEASLKQASRMMQKQANSLEGELSVQVPFDVDLTPTETKVIQLVAKGMSNREIADDLSVSQRTVESHVSNMLGKTGLNNRTELARWAIEQRMV; from the coding sequence ATGCAAGACGTTATCACAGCTGATCAAAATCAACTGCTACTCATTGATGATGATCCGAATCTGATTTTATTAGTGAAGGATTACCTAGAATTACGTGGGTATGAGGTGACAACGGCCAAGAATGGTCGGGAAGCCCTGCGCGTTCTAGAGAAGAGTATTCCTAATCTAATCATCTGTGATGTGATGATGCCCGAGATGGACGGCTATGCGTTTGTCAAACGTGTTCGGGATAATCCTCAGACCAGCTATCTCCCCGTTCTCTTTTTGTCAGCTAAGGGACAAATTCAAGATCGGGTCACCGGACTCAACACCGGGGCTGATGTATATATGATTAAGCCCTTTGAACCCGATGAATTAGTGGCACAAATCGAAGCATCCCTAAAGCAAGCCTCGCGAATGATGCAGAAACAAGCGAACTCCCTGGAAGGAGAGCTGTCGGTTCAGGTTCCCTTTGATGTCGATTTGACCCCCACAGAGACAAAAGTCATTCAGCTTGTTGCCAAAGGCATGTCCAACCGAGAGATTGCAGATGACCTGAGCGTTAGCCAACGCACGGTCGAAAGTCACGTCAGCAATATGCTCGGGAAGACAGGCTTAAACAACCGTACAGAACTTGCTCGCTGGGCCATTGAGCAACGCATGGTTTAA